The following proteins come from a genomic window of Legionella cherrii:
- the flhF gene encoding flagellar biosynthesis protein FlhF produces MKLKRFVAADTRSAMKQIKETLGADAVILSSHHIEGGVEVVAAIDFDETILSASAAVASAEPPSQMNKFQMQTPLDDMRQEIQTLRGMLEAQLRGNVGVYEPLHTILLQKLLYLGVSHTTAAAWACSVRPDFNQQKGWDAILNLISEQLTIRDNHRIEEGGVYAFVGPTGVGKTTTLAKIAARFTLRFGADKLGLVTMDTYRIAAQEQLMMYGKILGVKVCVAQDEVSLARVLRQLSDKKLILIDTAGMNPADERVVKQMHVLSTYLQSISRVLVLPATSHYQVLIDAIRRYEANQVDQCILTKLDESLAVGGALSALIESGLGVSYLTHGQRVPEDIKMATRHQLIELLAEQETQLFRGDNAGKAHQGAGREYHV; encoded by the coding sequence ATGAAATTAAAACGTTTTGTTGCGGCCGACACACGCAGCGCTATGAAACAAATTAAAGAGACACTTGGTGCTGATGCCGTTATTTTGTCCAGTCACCACATAGAGGGTGGAGTAGAGGTCGTTGCGGCCATTGATTTTGATGAAACAATTCTATCAGCTTCTGCGGCAGTTGCTTCGGCTGAGCCACCGAGTCAGATGAATAAATTTCAAATGCAAACGCCTCTTGATGATATGCGTCAAGAAATTCAAACGTTAAGAGGCATGCTTGAAGCCCAATTACGGGGAAATGTGGGTGTTTACGAGCCTTTGCATACCATTTTGCTGCAGAAGCTTTTGTATCTTGGCGTAAGTCATACGACCGCTGCCGCTTGGGCATGTTCCGTACGCCCCGATTTTAATCAGCAAAAAGGATGGGACGCGATATTGAATTTAATTTCTGAGCAATTAACCATTCGTGACAACCATAGGATAGAAGAGGGCGGCGTTTATGCTTTTGTTGGACCAACTGGTGTCGGAAAAACGACGACCCTGGCCAAAATTGCGGCGAGATTTACCCTGAGATTTGGGGCAGATAAGTTAGGGCTTGTCACGATGGATACCTATCGAATTGCCGCACAAGAGCAACTCATGATGTATGGAAAAATTTTGGGGGTAAAGGTTTGTGTTGCTCAGGATGAGGTCTCTTTGGCGCGAGTATTACGACAACTAAGCGATAAGAAATTAATTTTGATTGATACTGCGGGGATGAATCCGGCAGATGAACGAGTTGTAAAACAAATGCATGTATTGAGTACTTATTTGCAGTCGATTTCGAGAGTTTTGGTTTTACCTGCAACCAGCCATTATCAAGTATTAATTGATGCAATAAGACGTTATGAAGCCAATCAAGTCGATCAGTGCATTTTAACCAAGCTGGATGAGTCATTAGCTGTAGGTGGTGCACTCAGTGCACTCATTGAATCAGGTTTGGGGGTCAGCTATCTCACACACGGACAACGTGTCCCTGAAGATATTAAAATGGCAACACGTCACCAGCTTATTGAGCTGCTTGCGGAGCAGGAAACACAATTGTTTCGGGGGGACAATGCTGGAAAAGCACATCAAGGTGCTGGGAGAGAATATCATGTCTAA
- a CDS encoding flagellar motor protein, translating into MDVLTLLGMLTSFLAIIIGQVFEGGNMQALVNLSALFIVLGGTIGAVMVQTPLITFRRAFTILPWVIRPPKLEFESCRNKMFELARKARQLGLLSLEEHLEVEKNPLISKGLELLVIGVDKLTIRQVLEDEIERIENHDLHAAQVFESMGGYSPTIGIMGAVLGLIQVMRHLAEPSELGLGIAVAFVATIYGVGMANLIFLPVANKLKSCIAHKVHYDEMIVEGLVAIASGESPGILLLKLNNFGQHKKDEIKKKKK; encoded by the coding sequence ATGGATGTTTTAACTTTACTAGGAATGTTAACCAGTTTTCTAGCCATTATAATCGGCCAAGTGTTTGAAGGCGGTAATATGCAGGCATTAGTCAATTTGTCTGCATTGTTTATCGTGCTTGGAGGAACAATTGGTGCGGTTATGGTACAAACACCACTGATTACCTTTAGGAGAGCATTTACTATTTTACCTTGGGTCATCAGACCACCCAAACTTGAATTTGAATCCTGCCGTAACAAAATGTTTGAGTTGGCACGAAAAGCGCGTCAACTGGGATTGCTTTCTTTGGAAGAACATTTGGAAGTTGAAAAAAATCCACTCATTAGCAAAGGATTGGAGTTATTGGTTATTGGTGTAGATAAACTCACTATTAGACAAGTTCTGGAGGATGAGATTGAGCGAATTGAAAATCATGACCTCCATGCAGCACAAGTTTTTGAAAGTATGGGAGGGTACAGCCCAACTATAGGAATCATGGGAGCAGTATTAGGGCTCATTCAAGTCATGCGTCATTTAGCCGAGCCCAGCGAATTGGGATTAGGTATTGCAGTTGCTTTCGTAGCGACTATATACGGGGTTGGCATGGCTAATCTTATTTTTTTACCTGTGGCGAATAAATTAAAAAGTTGTATTGCCCATAAGGTGCACTACGATGAGATGATAGTAGAAGGTTTAGTCGCCATCGCCTCTGGGGAAAGTCCTGGGATCTTGTTGTTAAAACTCAATAACTTTGGCCAGCACAAGAAAGATGAAATCAAGAAAAAAAAGAAATGA
- a CDS encoding flagellar motor protein MotB has protein sequence MKSRKKRNEQHNDHHRWVVSYADFITLLFAFFVVMYAISSVNTSKYKSLSEGMKSAFNNKDAARAIKSTDNKKDGPQTKQVHGLYNDGLDELSQSLSELEDGNYKIDRQEGWIELDIKSGALFESGEADLKPDAFVKLMRLASKIKKSSSIIAIEGYTDNVPIETPQFPSNWELSAMRAAVVGRTLNSFGISTERILVTGYGEQFPVADNITDQGRAANRRVSIVIALNRNIPRLLNPALSEPTHRVVIGNSGNKDTK, from the coding sequence ATGAAATCAAGAAAAAAAAGAAATGAACAACATAACGACCACCATCGTTGGGTAGTCTCCTATGCAGATTTCATTACCTTGCTTTTTGCATTTTTTGTAGTGATGTATGCTATTTCTTCCGTGAACACATCTAAATACAAATCGCTCTCGGAGGGGATGAAATCGGCGTTTAATAATAAAGATGCGGCCCGTGCGATTAAGTCAACGGACAATAAAAAAGACGGACCACAAACCAAACAAGTTCATGGACTCTATAATGATGGTCTTGATGAATTAAGCCAATCGTTATCAGAATTGGAAGATGGCAATTATAAAATTGACCGCCAGGAAGGCTGGATTGAGCTGGACATCAAATCAGGAGCTTTGTTTGAGTCAGGTGAAGCAGATTTAAAACCAGATGCTTTTGTTAAGTTAATGCGATTGGCAAGTAAAATTAAAAAATCATCCTCTATTATTGCTATTGAAGGGTATACTGATAATGTCCCTATAGAAACCCCTCAGTTTCCATCAAACTGGGAACTTTCAGCCATGCGTGCGGCGGTTGTTGGCCGGACTTTAAATTCATTTGGCATTTCAACGGAACGTATTTTAGTAACAGGTTATGGTGAACAATTTCCAGTTGCAGACAACATCACAGATCAAGGGAGAGCGGCAAATCGCAGGGTGAGTATCGTTATCGCCTTGAATCGAAATATTCCTCGTCTTTTGAATCCGGCATTAAGTGAGCCAACTCACCGCGTAGTCATCGGGAATTCTGGAAATAAGGATACAAAATGA
- the prfB gene encoding peptide chain release factor 2 (programmed frameshift) — MLEVNQINLNLVDLEKRVEALRGYLDFDAKSERLEEVVRELESSSVWDNPEVAQALGRERTQLEAVVSTLTQLNQSIIDFHELFEIAREENDEQTINEIGEELSSVEQKVADLEFRRMFSGKMDNSNAYLDIQSGSGGTEAQDWAEMLLRMYLRWGEQHGFITELIECSPGEVAGIKSATIYFKGEYAFGWLRTETGVHRLVRKSPFDSGNRRHTSFAAVFVSPEIDDDIDIEINPADLRIDTYRASGAGGQHVNRTDSAVRITHAPSGIVVQCQNDRSQHRNKDQAMKQLRAKLYELEMQKKNAEQQALEASKSDIGWGSQIRSYVLDQSRIKDLRTGVETSNTQAVLDGALDQFIEASLKAGVGQHE; from the exons ATGTTAGAAGTAAACCAAATTAATCTTAATCTGGTGGATCTTGAAAAGCGAGTAGAAGCGCTTAGGGGGTATCTT GACTTTGACGCTAAAAGTGAGCGCTTGGAAGAGGTTGTTCGTGAACTGGAATCGTCTTCAGTTTGGGATAATCCGGAAGTTGCTCAAGCGTTAGGACGTGAAAGAACACAGCTGGAAGCAGTAGTTTCTACTTTAACTCAATTAAATCAATCCATTATTGATTTCCATGAATTATTTGAGATCGCACGCGAAGAAAATGACGAACAAACGATAAATGAAATTGGTGAAGAGTTATCCTCGGTTGAGCAAAAAGTTGCTGATCTTGAGTTTCGTCGTATGTTTTCAGGGAAAATGGATAATTCAAATGCTTATTTGGATATTCAATCCGGTTCAGGTGGAACCGAAGCCCAGGATTGGGCTGAAATGTTATTGCGCATGTATCTGCGTTGGGGGGAACAACACGGATTTATTACTGAATTAATTGAATGTTCTCCTGGCGAGGTCGCTGGTATTAAAAGCGCTACAATCTATTTTAAGGGCGAGTATGCTTTTGGATGGTTGCGCACAGAAACTGGGGTGCACCGCTTAGTACGAAAATCTCCTTTCGATTCGGGAAACAGGCGACATACTTCTTTTGCTGCAGTATTTGTTTCACCTGAAATTGATGATGACATTGATATAGAAATTAATCCGGCTGATTTACGTATCGATACGTACAGAGCGTCCGGAGCTGGTGGACAGCATGTTAACCGAACTGATTCGGCGGTACGTATTACTCATGCTCCCAGTGGGATTGTAGTACAATGCCAGAATGATCGAAGTCAACATCGTAATAAAGATCAGGCAATGAAGCAGCTGCGTGCAAAGTTATATGAATTGGAAATGCAAAAGAAAAACGCGGAGCAGCAGGCATTAGAAGCCAGTAAATCAGACATAGGTTGGGGATCTCAAATCCGTTCTTACGTATTAGATCAATCTCGTATTAAAGATCTACGCACTGGTGTTGAAACGAGCAACACCCAGGCAGTATTGGATGGTGCATTGGATCAATTTATTGAAGCCAGTTTAAAGGCAGGAGTAGGGCAGCATGAGTGA
- a CDS encoding DUF2802 domain-containing protein: protein MIIFLLSLNAVILSLGVNYLLNQRKKLIAFQEKLDTQQKSIDEITKDHPMLIHADLLFSKQLKEINTQLISMDNQIQDLENKRDNDGGYRHALRILEMGGNRDEIVESCHLSPAEADLLMNLQAYRTAMKTS from the coding sequence ATGATTATTTTTCTTTTAAGCTTAAATGCAGTCATTCTCTCATTAGGAGTGAATTACCTATTGAATCAGCGAAAAAAATTAATCGCGTTTCAGGAAAAGTTAGATACACAACAAAAATCAATCGATGAAATTACCAAAGATCACCCCATGTTAATTCATGCTGATTTATTATTCTCCAAGCAATTAAAGGAAATTAATACGCAATTAATCAGCATGGATAATCAAATTCAAGATTTGGAAAATAAACGAGATAATGATGGGGGTTATCGTCACGCGTTGCGCATTTTGGAAATGGGTGGTAATCGAGATGAAATTGTCGAAAGTTGCCATTTGTCTCCTGCTGAAGCTGATTTACTAATGAACTTACAAGCCTACCGAACAGCAATGAAGACTTCATAA
- the lysS gene encoding lysine--tRNA ligase, with amino-acid sequence MSDEQIEHIDESEVYYIRKQKLAELRTKGFNFPNQFRRENLAQEIIKHYDSLDKETLAQQHVKVIVAGRIVLRRIMGKASFFHIQDFSGRIQVYIRANDLPEDYEEFKHWDLGDIVGVQGELFKTNTGELTVHTERVQLLTKSLRPLPDKFHGLADQEVKYRKRYVDLIANDESRLTFLTRSRLIQAFRQFMDKNYFLEVETPMMHPIPGGAMARPFVTHHHTLDMTMYLRIAPELYLKRLVVGGFERVYEINRNFRNEGISTRHNPEFTMVEFYQAYADYKDLMNFTEELLRYLCDTVIEKRQVEYQGQIIDFDKPFTRMTVKEAILHYHPEIDASQLESIVSCRAILQKKGFPFKETDGLGKLQIILFEETVEHQLFQPTFITGYPTEISPLARRSDDDPEVTDRFEFFIAGREIANGFSELNDAEDQAERFRKQVEEKDAGDLEAMHFDSDYIEALEYGLPPTAGEGIGIDRLIMLFTNSQSIRDVILFPHLRQ; translated from the coding sequence ATGAGTGATGAGCAAATAGAACATATCGATGAAAGCGAAGTTTATTATATTCGCAAACAAAAATTGGCTGAATTACGTACAAAAGGTTTTAATTTTCCAAACCAATTTCGTCGTGAAAATTTAGCTCAGGAAATTATAAAACATTACGATTCATTAGATAAGGAAACCTTAGCACAACAGCATGTTAAAGTAATTGTAGCGGGTCGTATTGTATTAAGACGTATTATGGGAAAGGCTAGCTTCTTCCATATTCAAGATTTTTCTGGACGTATTCAAGTATACATTCGCGCGAATGATCTCCCTGAAGACTATGAAGAATTTAAGCATTGGGATTTAGGCGATATAGTCGGTGTTCAAGGTGAGTTATTCAAAACAAATACAGGTGAGCTGACAGTACATACCGAACGTGTCCAATTATTAACGAAATCATTGCGCCCTTTGCCTGATAAGTTCCATGGCCTAGCCGATCAAGAAGTGAAATATCGCAAACGTTATGTTGATTTGATTGCTAATGATGAAAGCCGTCTTACTTTTTTAACGCGCTCGCGATTAATTCAAGCGTTTAGACAATTTATGGATAAAAACTACTTTCTGGAAGTGGAAACACCCATGATGCATCCTATTCCAGGCGGTGCTATGGCTCGGCCTTTTGTTACGCATCATCATACATTGGATATGACCATGTATTTGCGTATTGCCCCCGAGCTTTATTTAAAACGTCTTGTTGTAGGCGGTTTTGAGCGAGTTTATGAAATTAATCGTAATTTCCGCAATGAGGGTATATCAACGCGTCATAATCCAGAGTTTACAATGGTTGAGTTTTATCAAGCCTACGCAGATTATAAGGATTTGATGAATTTTACTGAGGAATTATTACGCTATCTCTGTGATACGGTAATAGAAAAGCGCCAAGTTGAATATCAAGGCCAAATTATAGATTTTGATAAGCCATTTACGCGCATGACTGTAAAAGAGGCAATTTTACATTACCATCCTGAAATTGATGCGTCTCAACTTGAGAGCATTGTCAGTTGTCGTGCGATTTTACAGAAAAAAGGTTTTCCTTTTAAAGAAACTGACGGCTTAGGTAAGCTGCAAATTATATTGTTTGAGGAAACTGTTGAACATCAGTTATTTCAGCCTACTTTTATTACGGGTTATCCCACTGAAATCTCACCTTTGGCCCGCCGCAGCGATGATGATCCAGAAGTAACTGACCGTTTTGAATTCTTTATTGCGGGCCGAGAAATTGCTAATGGATTTTCTGAGTTGAATGATGCAGAAGATCAAGCAGAGCGTTTTCGTAAGCAAGTTGAAGAAAAGGATGCAGGTGATCTCGAAGCCATGCACTTTGATAGTGATTATATCGAAGCTCTGGAATATGGCTTGCCTCCCACAGCAGGAGAGGGCATTGGAATAGATCGCTTAATCATGTTATTTACCAACTCACAGTCAATCCGTGATGTGATTTTGTTCCCTCATCTGCGGCAATAA
- a CDS encoding phosphotransferase enzyme family protein: protein MVWEDTLKKISNKTALEAASQWVDRPHNLQLINNQINCVYRFESAGKGFYLRMTHEQIRPQKELLAAIDFQQHLLQNDAPVSDVLVSNNGCYIESVRQDELFFWAQVCSEVPGTIMHFGYEGKNTYFLWGQALARLHRAAGTYQAKGHHFRSWQDLWNETADYLADEETAIQDLFHSLDQRFGYFTPNKVNFGLTHGDHRPGNVLFDGKQIHFIDFDEPVYHWFIADIAKPFLDLCSRPYAEWAEKFAWMIEGYQSILPIDAHLLQSINDFSQMKSLDIYLWCKYNWFEPTAPGGTPRAQWLNELRQMAFTPLFNLK, encoded by the coding sequence ATGGTTTGGGAAGATACCTTAAAAAAAATCAGCAATAAAACAGCACTTGAAGCGGCTTCGCAATGGGTTGATCGACCACATAACCTGCAACTGATTAACAATCAAATCAATTGTGTTTATCGTTTTGAATCTGCGGGAAAGGGATTCTATTTGCGCATGACTCATGAGCAGATTAGACCACAAAAGGAACTGCTTGCTGCCATCGATTTTCAACAACACTTGCTGCAAAATGATGCACCAGTTTCTGACGTTCTCGTGTCAAACAACGGGTGTTATATTGAAAGCGTTAGACAAGATGAACTCTTTTTTTGGGCCCAAGTATGCTCTGAAGTGCCAGGGACAATCATGCATTTTGGATATGAGGGTAAAAATACCTACTTTCTCTGGGGACAAGCTTTGGCGCGTTTACACCGTGCTGCGGGAACTTATCAAGCGAAAGGACATCATTTTAGAAGCTGGCAGGACTTGTGGAATGAAACAGCCGATTACCTTGCTGATGAAGAAACGGCGATTCAGGATTTATTTCATAGCCTTGACCAACGCTTTGGATACTTTACGCCGAATAAGGTCAATTTTGGCCTCACGCATGGAGATCATCGTCCGGGTAATGTGCTGTTTGACGGCAAACAAATCCATTTTATTGATTTTGATGAGCCTGTCTATCATTGGTTTATCGCCGATATTGCAAAACCATTTTTAGACTTATGCAGTAGACCTTATGCTGAATGGGCAGAAAAATTTGCATGGATGATTGAGGGGTATCAGAGTATTTTGCCTATAGACGCGCATTTATTGCAGTCGATTAATGATTTTAGCCAAATGAAGAGTTTGGATATTTATCTTTGGTGCAAATATAATTGGTTCGAACCTACAGCTCCAGGAGGAACGCCAAGAGCGCAATGGTTGAATGAATTACGTCAAATGGCTTTTACTCCTCTATTCAATCTTAAATGA
- the flhA gene encoding flagellar biosynthesis protein FlhA, producing the protein MNKALHYIQYWLRQGLGTPLVLVMMLGMMMLPLPPFLLDVFFTFNIALSLVVLLAVIYSERPLDFAVFPTVILLATLLRLSLNVASTRVVLLNGYKGTDAAGHVIQSFGEVVIGGNYAVGLVVFIILVVINFVVVTKGAGRVSEVSARFTLDSLPGKQMAIDADLNAGLINQEQAIKRRLEVAQEADFYGSMDGASKFVRGDAIAGILILVVNIIGGLIIGVFQHGMNVSDALHNYILLTIGDGLVAQVPSLVLSTAAAIIVTRVSSAQNMGHAVISQLLANPRSLIIAAAIIGLIGIIPGMPHVAFILLAAGLSGIAYLFQQQEKVKRKEQLNQENESLSMQSPSISSELSWDDVNPVDVISLEVGYRLIPLVDQSQGGVLLSRIKGVRKKISQELGFLIPSVHVRDNLDLKPNHYRISLAGVVMGEASIHLDRSLAINPGQVFGEIEGIKTHDPAFGMEAVWINESQKEQAHTLGYTVVDASTVVATHLSQILEQNSQQLLGYEETQQLLDKLAINSPKLVKELVPDGLSLGMVSKVLQGLLVEHIPLTDIRTIVETLAELAPKSKDTEYLISQVRIALSRLITQKISGIHEELPIITLKPELEQLLQNIIQSSGSGGVNFEPGMADKIQHSLTQLAMQQQAKQESSVLVVQPGIRAVLARFVRNISHDFHVLSYQEIPDNKQIRIVGTVG; encoded by the coding sequence ATGAATAAAGCATTGCACTACATTCAATATTGGCTGCGTCAAGGTTTAGGTACGCCTTTAGTGCTTGTCATGATGCTTGGCATGATGATGCTGCCTTTGCCTCCATTTTTATTGGATGTGTTTTTTACTTTTAATATTGCTTTATCTCTTGTAGTGCTGTTAGCGGTAATATACAGCGAAAGACCTCTCGATTTTGCTGTATTTCCAACCGTGATACTGCTTGCTACCTTGTTGCGATTGTCGTTAAACGTCGCTTCAACTCGCGTGGTGTTACTCAATGGTTATAAAGGAACTGATGCTGCTGGGCATGTGATTCAATCATTTGGTGAAGTAGTTATTGGTGGAAACTATGCGGTAGGTCTTGTCGTATTTATTATTTTAGTAGTAATCAATTTTGTTGTGGTCACCAAGGGTGCGGGTCGTGTATCTGAGGTCAGTGCTCGTTTTACTTTAGATTCTTTACCTGGGAAACAAATGGCTATCGATGCTGATTTGAATGCGGGGTTAATCAATCAAGAGCAGGCAATAAAACGTCGATTAGAGGTAGCACAGGAAGCAGATTTCTATGGCTCTATGGATGGTGCCAGCAAATTTGTTCGTGGTGATGCAATTGCTGGAATTTTAATTTTGGTTGTAAACATTATTGGTGGTTTGATTATTGGTGTTTTTCAACATGGAATGAACGTTTCTGATGCGCTGCATAATTATATCCTATTAACTATTGGTGATGGTTTGGTTGCGCAAGTACCTTCTTTAGTTTTATCCACTGCCGCAGCCATCATTGTTACGCGAGTTTCTAGTGCGCAAAATATGGGACATGCAGTTATTTCCCAATTGCTGGCTAACCCGCGTTCATTAATTATTGCAGCGGCAATTATCGGATTGATTGGTATTATCCCTGGAATGCCTCATGTCGCATTTATTTTACTTGCCGCAGGTTTGTCGGGAATTGCTTATTTGTTTCAACAGCAAGAAAAAGTAAAACGCAAAGAACAACTCAATCAGGAAAATGAATCTCTGTCTATGCAAAGTCCTAGTATTTCATCGGAACTCTCATGGGACGATGTGAATCCAGTTGATGTGATTAGCCTCGAAGTAGGATATCGCCTGATACCTTTAGTCGATCAGTCACAAGGCGGTGTTTTACTTTCTCGCATCAAAGGGGTTCGCAAGAAAATATCTCAAGAACTGGGGTTTTTAATTCCCTCTGTGCACGTACGTGATAATTTGGATTTAAAACCTAACCATTATCGAATTAGCTTGGCGGGAGTTGTAATGGGAGAGGCCTCAATTCATTTAGATCGTAGTTTGGCTATAAATCCAGGACAAGTTTTTGGCGAAATAGAGGGAATAAAAACTCATGACCCAGCATTTGGTATGGAAGCGGTTTGGATAAATGAAAGTCAAAAAGAGCAGGCACATACTTTGGGGTATACTGTAGTAGATGCCTCAACAGTCGTTGCCACGCACTTAAGCCAAATACTAGAGCAAAACAGTCAACAGCTATTAGGTTATGAAGAAACACAGCAGCTCTTAGATAAGCTGGCAATAAATTCACCTAAATTGGTAAAAGAGCTGGTGCCTGATGGACTTTCATTAGGCATGGTCAGTAAAGTATTACAAGGATTACTAGTAGAACACATTCCTCTAACTGATATTCGGACAATAGTCGAAACTTTGGCGGAGCTAGCGCCAAAATCTAAAGATACAGAGTACTTAATCAGTCAAGTACGTATTGCCTTATCACGATTAATTACGCAAAAAATCAGTGGTATCCATGAAGAGCTGCCGATTATCACATTAAAACCCGAGTTGGAACAATTATTGCAAAACATTATTCAGAGTAGTGGATCTGGAGGCGTAAATTTTGAGCCAGGAATGGCAGATAAGATACAACATTCTTTAACACAATTAGCAATGCAACAGCAGGCAAAGCAGGAGAGTTCAGTTTTGGTTGTACAACCGGGGATACGCGCAGTGTTGGCACGATTTGTGCGTAATATCTCTCATGACTTTCATGTTTTGTCGTATCAGGAGATTCCTGATAACAAACAAATAAGAATAGTAGGCACAGTAGGATAG
- a CDS encoding MinD/ParA family protein has product MSKVKQNISDQASGLRNLSRAKPIKVIAVSAGKGGVGKSNVSVNLAVGLAQLNKRVMILDADLGLANIDIMLGLHTKYNLSHVIQGICHLSDIILPGPNGISVIPAASGTEFMTQLSSPELAGIIDAFNELTDDLDYMIIDTAAGISETVLSFTRSSQELIVVVCDEPTSLTDAYALIKVMSKRYEWTRFHILANMVRNERDGRELFNKLFKVSEQFLEVQLDYLGAVPFDEHIHRAVKMQKPVLIAYPDSAAASALRQLADEVSEWPPSSLLGGNTSFFLERWVAGEF; this is encoded by the coding sequence ATGTCTAAAGTAAAGCAGAATATAAGTGATCAAGCTTCAGGTCTGAGGAATCTATCACGTGCGAAACCCATTAAAGTAATTGCTGTTTCTGCTGGGAAAGGAGGTGTAGGTAAGAGTAATGTTTCCGTCAATCTGGCAGTTGGTTTGGCTCAGCTTAATAAAAGAGTCATGATACTTGATGCCGACTTAGGATTGGCAAATATCGATATCATGCTCGGATTGCATACTAAATACAACTTGTCTCATGTAATTCAGGGAATCTGTCATTTAAGTGACATTATTTTGCCAGGACCTAATGGCATTAGTGTCATTCCTGCAGCCTCAGGGACAGAGTTCATGACTCAACTCTCCTCACCAGAGCTCGCCGGAATCATCGATGCGTTTAATGAACTCACCGATGATTTAGATTACATGATTATAGATACCGCTGCGGGGATTTCAGAAACCGTTCTCAGTTTTACTCGTTCATCGCAAGAATTAATTGTCGTTGTATGTGATGAACCGACCTCATTAACTGATGCATATGCTTTAATTAAAGTAATGAGCAAGCGTTATGAATGGACTCGTTTTCATATACTGGCCAATATGGTGAGAAATGAAAGAGATGGGCGGGAATTATTTAACAAATTATTCAAAGTTTCCGAGCAATTTCTTGAGGTTCAGCTAGACTATTTAGGAGCGGTACCTTTTGATGAACACATACACAGGGCAGTAAAAATGCAAAAGCCTGTATTAATTGCTTATCCTGATTCTGCTGCTGCTTCGGCACTCAGGCAGTTAGCAGATGAAGTCTCTGAATGGCCTCCCAGTTCTTTATTGGGCGGTAATACCAGTTTCTTTTTAGAGCGTTGGGTTGCAGGTGAATTTTAA
- a CDS encoding RNA polymerase sigma factor FliA, translating to MDALAAYSKVNQQIQETLVKNHALLVKRIAHHLLGRLPQSVQLDDLIQAGMLGLLEATKHYDSSKGASFETYAGIRIKGYMLDEVRRNDWVPRSVYRNSRMISEAVKYLEHRLGREAKDSEIAAELGISLDEYHEMLQDSVSSHLYGFEDLGVTDDVLQVEDGYAEPHASVFHSDLMRRLSEVIRGLPHKERMVLSLYYEQDLNLKEIGEVIGVSESRVSQILSQATHRIKSRLPE from the coding sequence GTGGATGCTTTGGCTGCCTATAGCAAAGTAAATCAGCAAATCCAAGAAACGCTGGTAAAAAACCATGCCTTGTTGGTTAAACGCATAGCACATCATTTATTGGGGCGTTTGCCTCAAAGTGTGCAGTTGGATGATTTAATACAAGCGGGAATGCTTGGATTGCTGGAAGCAACAAAACATTATGATTCTTCCAAAGGCGCATCATTTGAAACCTATGCAGGAATTCGAATTAAGGGGTACATGCTTGATGAAGTAAGACGTAATGATTGGGTACCTCGTTCTGTATATCGAAATTCAAGAATGATCTCTGAAGCAGTAAAATATCTCGAGCATCGGTTAGGAAGAGAAGCTAAAGATTCAGAAATTGCAGCTGAGCTTGGCATCTCACTCGATGAGTACCATGAAATGTTACAAGACTCCGTGAGTAGTCATTTATATGGCTTTGAAGATCTGGGAGTTACCGATGATGTTTTGCAAGTCGAAGATGGATATGCTGAGCCTCATGCCAGTGTATTCCATAGTGATTTAATGCGTCGTTTATCGGAGGTTATTCGCGGATTGCCGCATAAGGAGCGAATGGTCCTTTCTTTATACTATGAGCAGGATTTGAATTTAAAAGAAATTGGGGAAGTTATCGGCGTTAGTGAATCACGTGTTTCACAGATTCTTAGCCAGGCAACACATCGGATTAAATCACGTTTACCGGAATAA